A region of the Paraburkholderia flava genome:
GGGTACGAAAGCGCATCGCAGTTCACGCGCGAATATGGACGGCTGTTCGGCGCGCCGCCGCTGCGCGACCGGCGTCGCTGGTTGACGGAACAGGTCGAGGTCGACTGAGTTTCTTCGCGCGATCGTGCGGGGCCGGTGGGGCGAATGCCGGTTCGGTACGATCGCGGTTTCGTTGTCGTCCGTCACGGATTGACGTCTCCCGCCGCACCCTCCGCGCACCGCCACTTCATACGCAAGCCTTCGGACACCTTTAGAATGCCGGCTTCCGCCATTACGTAACGCAGAGCCAGCACATGCAACAGATTGACGCCGCACGCAGGACAGGCCTGGTATTGTTTGCCCTCGCCGTCGGCGGATTCGCGATCGGCACGACCGAATTCGCGACGATGAGTATCCTGCCGCTATTCGCGGACGGCCTTGGTATCGACGCGCCCACAGCAGGCCACGTGATCAGCGCGTATGCGCTCGGCGTGGTCGTCGGCGCGCCGCTGCTCGCGGTGCTTGGCGCGCGCGTGAACCGCCGTCAGTTGCTGATTCTGCTGATGGCCCTGTTCGCGATCGGCAACGGCCTGAGCGCGCTCGCGCCCAATTACCACTGGATGCTGCTGTTCCGTTTTATCAGCGGTCTGCCGCATGGCGCGTACTTCGGCGTCGCCGCGCTCGTCGCGACGTCGCTGGTGCCGGAGAGCCGTCGCACGGTCGCGGTAGGGCGCATGTTTCTCGGGCTCACGTTCGCGACGATCGTCGGCGTGCCGCTTGCGAACTGGCTCGGCCACGCGATCGGCTGGCGCTGGAGCTTCGGGTTCGCCGCGCTGCTCGGCCTGCTGACGATGACCACCGTACGCTTCTTCGCGCCGTCGACCCCCGCCGCCAAAGACGCGAGCCCGCTGCGCGAACTGAGCGCGCTCGCGCGTCCGCAGGTGTGGCTGACGCTCGGCATCGGTGCGATCGGTTTCGGCGGACTGTTCGCCGTGTATACGTATCTCGCCGACATTCTCGCGTCGGTCACGCATGTATCGGTTGCATCGACGGCGTTGATTCTCAGCGTGTTCGGCGTCGGCCTGACGGCCGGCAATCTGATCGTGCCCGTGTTCGCCGATCGCGCGTTGATGCGCACGGCCGGCTGGCTGCTCGTGTGGAGTGCCGTGACGCTGCTCGTGTTTCCGCTTGCCGCGCACAACGTGTGGGCGGTGACGATCGACGTGTTTCTGATCGGCATCGGCGGCGCGCTCGGCACTGTGTTGCAGACGCGTCTGATGGACGTCGCCGAAGATGCGCAGAGTCTCGCCGCCGCACTCAATCACTCCGCATTCAACACGGCCAATGCACTGGGTCCGTACCTCGGCGGCCTTGCGATCGCAGGCGGCTTCGGATGGACGTCGCCGGGCTGGGTCGGCGCGCTGCTCGCGGTGGCCGGCCTAGGCATCTGGTGGCTGTCGATCGTCGCGCAGCGCCGCAGCGACGATCGCGTACGCACCGTCGAAACCCGCGAATACGCCGAAACCGACGGCGTCTGATTTTTCTCATCCTCCTTCGTCGAGCCCTGGAGAATCGGGCAGGAAACAACGACGATCCGGCTACATCGCCGACCGCTTTCGATAGACCATAAGACCTGTTCCGACGCGCAACTTCACGAAGGTGTTGCGTCGGCGGTTCGGTATCGAAGCCGTGTGCGCCACGAGCCGTACGGCAGAAAGCGGCGGAGGAATCGACAGACCACGCACGACGCCCGCGCATGCCCACAGGCACACGCGCGACGCGCCGACTCGCGTGCGATTCCGACGCGGCACCGTCATCAACTGGAGGATGCGATGAAGCAACGGATTCTAGGTAAAGACCTGAAAGTGTCGGCCATCGGGCTCGGCTGCATGGGCATGACATGGGCGTACGGACAGGCCGGCGAGCGCGGCGCGATGATCAAGCTGATCCGCGATGCAGTCGAAAGCGGCGTGACCTTCTTCGACACGGCCGAAGTGTACGGCCCGCTGACGAACGAAGCACTGCTCGGCGAAGCGCTCGCGCCGGTGCGCGACCGCGTGGTGATCGCGACGAAGTTCGGCTTCGAACTCGATCCGATGGGCGGCCCGTGGCCGGTCGGACTGAACAGCCGGCCCGAGCACATCAAGGCCGTCGCGGATCAATCGCTGCAACGGCTGAAGACCGATCACATCGACGTGTTCTATCAGCATCGCGTGGATCCGCAGGTGCCGATCGAGGACGTGGCCGGCGCGGTCGGCGATCTGATCCGCGCGGGCAAGGTGCGGCATTTCGGTTTGTCGGAGGCGGGCGCGGACACCGTTCGCCGCGCGCATGCGGTGACGCCGGTCACGGTGCTGCAATCCGAATACTCGCTATGGTCGCGCGAGCTGGAGCAGAGCGTGCTTCCGACACTCCGCGAACTGGGCATCGGCCTCGTCGCGTACAGTCCACTCGGTCGCGGTTTTCTGACGGGCGCGGTGACGGCCGACACGTCGTTCGAAGCCAGCGATTTTCGCAACCGGCAGCCGCGTTTCTCGCCGGAGGCGCGCGAAAACAATCTGCGGCTCGTCGATGCGATCTCGGTGATCGCGAAGTCGAAGGGCTGCACGCCGGCGCAGATCGCGCTCGCGTGGACGCTCATCGTGCCGTGGATCGTGCCGATTCCGGGCACACGCCGTCATGAACGGCTCGTCGAGAACATCGGTGCAGCGGACGTGGTGCTCGATGCGGACGATCTGCGCAAGATCGACGACGCGCTGAACACGTTTGGTGTGAAGGGTGGGCGGTATCAGGAAGCGGATCTGGCGTTGACGAACCGGTAATCGGCGCGCGGGTTCGTTGCGGTTTGGTCTGTCGATGCGGGGTCGTTTGCGCGACCCCGCATTCGCTGGATCGTCACAGCCTCGCATCCAGCTCACGAATCGTCTGGTAGAGAACGCGAGTGCCATCGAGCAACTGCTGCGGCTCGATCCATTCCTCGGGGCAGTGACTGCGCCCGTTCAGACACGGGATGAAGATCATGCCGATCGGGCCCGTCGGCGCGACATAGACCGCGTCGTGTCCCGCGCCGCTCGGCAGACGCATGCTCGCGTATCCCAACGCGCCCGCGGCGCGCTCGACAGCATCCATCACAAGCGGCTGGCAGTCCGTCGGTTTCGCGCGACTGACATGTGCAGCGCTGGCCGATACGCGCAATTCGGCGAGATCGGCCGCGACGCTGTGCATCAGGTCTTCGGGAAAACAATCGAGGATGGCATCGCTGTCGCTGCGCACCTCGAGCATCAGTTCGACATGTCCCGGCACCGCGTTCGGCACGTTCGGCGTCATCGCAATCCGACCGATCGTCGCGACCACGTAATGCGGATTGCCGCTCTGTTTCGACGCAAGCCGGTACGCGCCGTCGATCAACCTCGCGGCGCCGACCAGGGCGTCGCGGCGGATGTCCATTGGCGTGGTGCCTGCATGATCGGGTTGTCCCGTCACGGTGATCAGCACCCGCCGAATCCCGACGATATTCGTGACCACGCCGATCGGCAATTGCCGGCTTTCGAGTACCGGCCCCTGCTCGATATGCAACTCGATAAAGGCCGCGGTGCTGTCCGGTTTGCGCAATGCGTGGGTCAGCGCATCGGGGTCGCCGCCGATGCGCCGCAACGCTTGCGCGAGTGTTTCGCCGTCCGCATTTTTCGAAGCCAGCATGCCCGCGTCGAGCCCGCCCGAAAACGCGCGGCTGCCGACGCATGAAATCCCGTAGTCGCTCGGTTCCTCGGACAGAAAATCGATGACCTCGAACGGATGATCGAGCGTGATCCCTTGCTCGTGCAGCGTATGCGCGACCTCGATACCGGCGAGCACGCCGATGATCCCGTCAAAGCGTCCACCGCCCACCACCGTGTCGCAATGCGAGCCGGTCACGATCGGCTTGCTCGCGCGCCCGGAACCTTCGCGCCGGCCGATCAGATTGCCGCCGGCATCCTGCGAAACACGCAAACCGGCCGCCTCGAACTCGCTGCGCAGCCAGACGCGAGCTTCTTCGAACAACGGCGAAAACGCCCGGCGTGTCCACGGAACATCGGGGCGCGTGAGTTGACTGAGA
Encoded here:
- a CDS encoding MFS transporter; the encoded protein is MQQIDAARRTGLVLFALAVGGFAIGTTEFATMSILPLFADGLGIDAPTAGHVISAYALGVVVGAPLLAVLGARVNRRQLLILLMALFAIGNGLSALAPNYHWMLLFRFISGLPHGAYFGVAALVATSLVPESRRTVAVGRMFLGLTFATIVGVPLANWLGHAIGWRWSFGFAALLGLLTMTTVRFFAPSTPAAKDASPLRELSALARPQVWLTLGIGAIGFGGLFAVYTYLADILASVTHVSVASTALILSVFGVGLTAGNLIVPVFADRALMRTAGWLLVWSAVTLLVFPLAAHNVWAVTIDVFLIGIGGALGTVLQTRLMDVAEDAQSLAAALNHSAFNTANALGPYLGGLAIAGGFGWTSPGWVGALLAVAGLGIWWLSIVAQRRSDDRVRTVETREYAETDGV
- a CDS encoding aldo/keto reductase, which produces MKQRILGKDLKVSAIGLGCMGMTWAYGQAGERGAMIKLIRDAVESGVTFFDTAEVYGPLTNEALLGEALAPVRDRVVIATKFGFELDPMGGPWPVGLNSRPEHIKAVADQSLQRLKTDHIDVFYQHRVDPQVPIEDVAGAVGDLIRAGKVRHFGLSEAGADTVRRAHAVTPVTVLQSEYSLWSRELEQSVLPTLRELGIGLVAYSPLGRGFLTGAVTADTSFEASDFRNRQPRFSPEARENNLRLVDAISVIAKSKGCTPAQIALAWTLIVPWIVPIPGTRRHERLVENIGAADVVLDADDLRKIDDALNTFGVKGGRYQEADLALTNR
- a CDS encoding Zn-dependent hydrolase — encoded protein: MSSIPFPPLNAERLNARVERLSQLTRPDVPWTRRAFSPLFEEARVWLRSEFEAAGLRVSQDAGGNLIGRREGSGRASKPIVTGSHCDTVVGGGRFDGIIGVLAGIEVAHTLHEQGITLDHPFEVIDFLSEEPSDYGISCVGSRAFSGGLDAGMLASKNADGETLAQALRRIGGDPDALTHALRKPDSTAAFIELHIEQGPVLESRQLPIGVVTNIVGIRRVLITVTGQPDHAGTTPMDIRRDALVGAARLIDGAYRLASKQSGNPHYVVATIGRIAMTPNVPNAVPGHVELMLEVRSDSDAILDCFPEDLMHSVAADLAELRVSASAAHVSRAKPTDCQPLVMDAVERAAGALGYASMRLPSGAGHDAVYVAPTGPIGMIFIPCLNGRSHCPEEWIEPQQLLDGTRVLYQTIRELDARL